TTTCGAGCTAAATTTCATTACCTTTATGCCGCGATCATACGAAAAGATATACTCACTAATTTCATTTAATTTTTTTGCTTGAACTGACATAATGTCGCTCTTATTGCCATCTTTATCGACAAATATTATGCTCACATTGCTATCTTTAACATCATAGTTGTTGATGACCAACCTTTGATCTTGATAAAGCTCGCTTTGCGTAAGCTTAAATTTTATCTCTTTTCCATCGACATTTACCACTTTAAAATCATTACAAAAGCCAGCCACCGCTAGCAGCAAAATAGCAATTTTCTTCATCTAAGCTCCAAATTTCTCTTTTAATCGCCCATAAGCCTCGTTTATCTCCTGAAGCTTCTTAGTTGAGCGCTCTATAACCTCTTTACTCTCTCCCCTACCCATCAAAATATCGGGATGATACTGTCTAACAAGCTCTTTATAACGAAGCTTTACCTCATCAAAATTTGCACTCTTACTAAGTCCTAAAACCTCAAATGGATCGTTTTTTTCTATACCGGTATTAGAATTTGTTTTAAATCTTGAACTATAAAAATTATCAAATTTTAAGATAATCTCATCAAGCGTATCTTTGTCAATGCCAAATCCATAAGCGATATTTCTAATGACAGCTTGCTCGCTTGCATTAAACTCACCATCAATATAAGCTAAATTTAGAAAAAATGTGAGTCTGGCGACACAAATATCGTAGTTTAGATTAAACGCACGCTTATAGTTTCTGGCGGTTTCGTAGGCGTTATCTACATTTTCTTTTTGACTATTATAGACCTCTTTTAGATACTCACGCACACCGCTAACGCCACTAACTTTCTGGCTTAGATCATCTAGCACTTGAGTGATCAGCCTAGCCTCTAGCTCGCTAACTCTGCCGTCACTTTTAGCTACTTTTGCAAGCAGTGAGACTAGAAATTTAGCCTCATCTACATCTGCTTGTTTCTTGCGGTTACTACCTATTTGGACATTCATAAAGAGAAATATCGCACCGCCTAATATCAGTAAAAACAGGACTCCAGACATATTACCACAAGTGATAGATGGTGTTTTTTATTTTGCCATTTACTAGCTCGTTTTTACGCCAAGAGCTCTCGTCATTCATCACATTCCAGCGACGCTCTTCAGGGCGGTAAAACCAGTCTTTGTCTATCTGATAATAAATTTGCTTGCCATTTGTTTCAATGATGTTTGCGATATTGTTATCGTGATAGCTATTTTCGTCATAGTCAGTAAAAGCTCGCTGACCCATCTCAGAGTAAAGTAGCGTTAACTCTTGAAGCATTTCATTTAGATCATCATCCATCTTTTTTACATGAAGGCCGATCTCGTGCGCCTCTCTAAAGAGGATCGGATATTCATGAGCTGGATAGTCGCCATTTAGCCTTTCAGAAATTTCTACGATCTTTTTATCATCATCGATGTGATACCTAAGAAGCTCGGTGCAAATCTTAAGCGATAGCGAGCTAGCACGGTCAACCGCACCAAAGACTAGCGGATGAATATACTCATAAAGCGAATTATAAGGGTTTGTGTCGTTTGGCCTATCTTTGTCTTGCTCTTTCCAAAGCTTGACCACACGACTAAGTTCGTCCATCGAAACGCTCACAAGCTCATTGCCTTTGTTTGTCGGACTAAGCTCGTGTTTGAGTGATGTATCAACAGGCGTTAGATAGGCAAGTGGGCCCATGACGATCTCATTTGCGCCAAGTGCCATCATAGTAGCAGCTGAAGCGC
The genomic region above belongs to Campylobacter concisus and contains:
- a CDS encoding TerB family tellurite resistance protein encodes the protein MSGVLFLLILGGAIFLFMNVQIGSNRKKQADVDEAKFLVSLLAKVAKSDGRVSELEARLITQVLDDLSQKVSGVSGVREYLKEVYNSQKENVDNAYETARNYKRAFNLNYDICVARLTFFLNLAYIDGEFNASEQAVIRNIAYGFGIDKDTLDEIILKFDNFYSSRFKTNSNTGIEKNDPFEVLGLSKSANFDEVKLRYKELVRQYHPDILMGRGESKEVIERSTKKLQEINEAYGRLKEKFGA
- a CDS encoding SDH family Clp fold serine proteinase encodes the protein MALKKSKVAEAENEQKETEQVEKRGVAKPPVLFSKTQNLIKSIEKRLNATLITYYNSNAGSVCGNDASAMYEILKGKKIDTAYLFIKSDGGSGIAALRIITTLRNYCKNLIALIPANCASAATMMALGANEIVMGPLAYLTPVDTSLKHELSPTNKGNELVSVSMDELSRVVKLWKEQDKDRPNDTNPYNSLYEYIHPLVFGAVDRASSLSLKICTELLRYHIDDDKKIVEISERLNGDYPAHEYPILFREAHEIGLHVKKMDDDLNEMLQELTLLYSEMGQRAFTDYDENSYHDNNIANIIETNGKQIYYQIDKDWFYRPEERRWNVMNDESSWRKNELVNGKIKNTIYHLW